The Hippoglossus stenolepis isolate QCI-W04-F060 chromosome 11, HSTE1.2, whole genome shotgun sequence genome includes a window with the following:
- the zgc:110366 gene encoding glyoxal reductase: MASVLGCPTVPLANGLQIPIFGLGTSHDGGYSHDAVVYALTECGVRHLDTAKHYGCEEMLGKSIRDSGLARSDLWLTNKLWPGDYGYKDTKKACMDSCSRMGVEYFDLYLMHWPGPKKPCRSNREMRADTWRALEELYKEGVCRAIGVSNFMVHHLEQLKEDCSEIPHVNQVEYHPYQQTNQVKEYCREEGIVLEGYSPLAKGQVLSDPTVSQIAEKYRRTPAQICVRWSIQNGVVTIPKSTKKKRIQENCQVFDFQLEEGDMAALGGLQDGRHVSWDPTNVE; this comes from the exons ATGGCGTCCGTGCTGGGTTGTCCCACAGTCCCACTTGCCAATGGTTTGCAGATCCCGATATTTGGACTAG GCACATCTCATGATGGTGGATACTCCCATGATGCCGTTGTGTACGCACTCACTGAGTGTGGTGTGCGTCACCTTGACACAGCAAAGCACTACGGCTGTGAGGAGATGCTGGGTAAAAGCATCCGAGATAGTGGCCTAGCACGAAGTGATCTGTGGCTCACCAACAAACTGTGGCCAGGGGACTACGGATACAAAGATACAAAGAAGGCCTGCATGGACTCCTGCTCAAGGATGGGGGTGGAATATTTCG ATCTGTACTTGATGCACTGGCCGGGGCCGAAGAAACCTTGTCGTTCCAACAGAGAGATGAGAGCCGACACCTGGAGAGCTTTGGAAGAGCTTTATAAAGAAG GGGTATGCCGTGCTATCGGAGTGAGTAACTTCATGGTCCACCACCTGGAGCAGTTGAAGGAAGACTGTAGTGAGATACCACATGTAAACCAG GTGGAGTACCATCCTTACCAGCAGACCAATCAGGTAAAAGAGTACTGTCGTGAGGAAGGGATTGTTTTGGAAGGCTACAGTCCGCTGGCCAAGGGTCAAGTCCTCAGTGACCCCACTGTCTCCCAGATAGCAGAGAAGTACCGACGCACACCTGCTCAGATCTGCGTCCGCTGGAGTATTCAG AATGGAGTTGTAACAATACCTAAATCCACCAAAAAGAAGAGGATACAAGAAAACTGTCAA gtGTTTGATTTCCAGCTGGAGGAGGGGGACATGGCAGCGTTGGGAGGATTGCAAGATGGAAGACACGTTTCTTGGGATCCAACAAATGTGGAGtaa
- the LOC118117567 gene encoding uncharacterized oxidoreductase ZK1290.5-like translates to MFFANVWTCPTVKLSNGVRMPILGVGTSQIGGFSQDAVLFALRDCGIRLIDTSKYNGCEVHLAEAIRDSGVPRSYLWLTNKLWPLDYGYETAKTAFHKSCSQMGVEYLDLYMLHWPDSMQPGRSNRELRAEAWRALEELYEEGLCRSIGVSNFMIHHLEQLKEDCAIVPHLNQVEYHPFQQPNELIEYCRHEGIAFQGYCPLAKGQVLSSPTIIQVAQKYGRTPAQICIRWSVQNGAITIPKSTKKEHVAENYQVLGFQLDEEDMLVINKMHDGRHVSWDPRDVE, encoded by the exons ATGTTTTTTGCAAACGTTTGGACTTGTCCCACGGTGAAACTTTCTAATGGGGTCCGAATGCCAATACTTGGAGTCG GCACATCTCAAATTGGAGGATTCTCTCAAGATGCTGTTCTGTTTGCGCTGCGTGATTGTGGCATACGCCTCATTGACACATCGAAGTACAATGGCTGTGAGGTGCATCTGGCCGAGGCCATCAGAGATAGTGGGGTGCCCCGAAGTTATCTGTGGCTCACCAACAAACTCTGGCCATTGGACTATGGATATGAAACTGCCAAGACGGCCTTTCACAAATCCTGCTCTCAGATGGGGGTGGAGTATCTTG ACCTCTACATGTTGCACTGGCCAGATTCGATGCAGCCTGGTCGCTCGAACAGAGAACTAAGAGCTGAGGCATGGAGAGCTTTGGAAGAACTTTATGAAGAAG GATTGTGTCGCTCCATCGGGGTTAGCAACTTTATGATTCACCATTTAGAACAATTAAAGGAGGACTGCGCTATCGTGCCACATCTTAACCAA GTGGAGTATCATCCGTTCCAGCAGCCCAATGAGCTGATCGAGTACTGTCGTCATGAGGGCATTGCATTTCAGGGCTACTGCCCATTGGCTAAGGGTCAAGTCCTGAGCAGTCCCACCATTATCCAGGTGGCACAAAAGTATGGACGCACACCTGCTCAGATCTGCATCCGCTGGAGTGTTCAG AATGGAGCCATTACAATACCAAAGTCAACCAAAAAGGAACATGTGGCTGAAAACTATCAG GTGCTTGGATTCCAGCTGGATGAGGAAGACATGTTGGTTATAAACAagatgcatgatgggagacATGTGTCCTGGGATCCAAGAGATGTGGAGTGA
- the extl2 gene encoding exostosin-like 2 yields the protein MRVPRCCMGLRRTYLIWPILLILLVGAALTALLPPAEDHGGLDVLGVLRRATPQKENPAQGDRGDSAEGEHKFTIVIQTYNRTDILLKLLNHYQAVPHLQRIIIVWNNVREQTPLKLWNSLGPHPVPVVFKEQTSNQMRNRLQSFPEIDTDAVLMLDDDTLVSVPDISFAFSVWKQFSDQIVGFVPRKHVSTPGGVYSYGSFELQDPETAGGDRYSMVLIGAAFFHRRYLQLFQDQPPAVHALVDETQNCDDIAMNFVVAQYLRKHLKFVGRFNKPSGVFVKPVDLRNLEKEASSGYQGMWHRPEHLLQRSYCLNRLTQIYGFMPLCFSNLMVSQFGFPSYANHKSRG from the exons ATGAG GGTCCCCCGTTGCTGCATGGGGCTGCGAAGAACTTATTTGATCTGGCCAATCTTACTGATCCTCCTGGTCGGTGCAGCCCTGACGGCTCTGCTGCCTCCCGCAGAGGACCATGGAGGCCTGGACGTCCTGGGAGTGCTACGCCGTGCAACACCACAAAAGGAGAATCCCGCACAGGGCGACCGTGGCGACAGCGCAGAGGGCGAGCACAAGTTCACCATTGTCATTCAAACATACAACCGCACGGACATTCTCCTCAAACTGCTCAACCATTACCAGGCGGTGCCTCATCTGCAGCGGATCATCATAGTGTGGAATAATGTAAGGGAGCAGACACCGCTGAAGTTGTGGAACTCTTTGGGGCCTCATCCGGTCCCTGTGGTCTTTAAGGAGCAGACTAGTAATCAAATGCGCAACAGACTACAATCGTTCCCTGAGATTGACACTGATG CCGTGTTGATGCTGGATGACGACACCCTGGTCAGCGTTCCCGACATCAGTTTTGCTTTCTCAGTCTGGAAG CAATTTTCAGACCAGATTGTTGGCTTTGTTCCACGGAAACACGTCTCAACACCAGGAGGAGTGTACAGTTATGGCAGCTTTGAACTGCAGGATCCAGAAACGGCTGGAGGCGATAG atACTCTATGGTACTTATCGGTGCTGCCTTTTTTCACCGCCGCTACCTGCAGCTCTTCCAGGACCAACCTCCAGCCGTGCATGCACTGGTGGACGAAACACAGAACTGCGACGATATTGCCATGAACTTTGTTGTAGCCCAGTATTTGAGGAAACATTTGAAGTTTGTAGGCAGATTCAACAAACCCTCTGGGGTCTTTGTCAAACCTGTGGACCTTCGCAACCTGGAGAAGGAGGCCAGCAGCGGGTACCAGGGTATGTGGCATCGTCCCGAACACCTTCTCCAGAGGTCCTACTGTCTGAACAGGCTGACGCAGATCTATGGCTTCATGCCGCTTTGCTTCTCCAACCTGATGGTCTCCCAGTTTGGCTTCCCCAGCTACGCCAACCACAAGAGtagaggctga